GGCGCAAGTGTCTACCATTTTGTAAACCGGCATTACTCCATTTTCTTTTCTGAAGTTGAAAATCTCACGTTCTTTTACATCCCAAAGAACTGCGATATTGATATCTGCGAAACCTAATCTTTTAGCTTCAATTAATGTTTCTTTATCAAATTTATTTTCAGCGATAACTTTTTCAAAGTCAACTAATTTTTTTAGTTTCCAAATGAAGAACTTATCAATTTTACTCCATTCTACGATTTGTTCCCAATCGTATCCTCTTCTTAGAGCATCTCCGATAATGAATAATCTCTCATCATCACACACTCTGATTCTTCTTTCGATTTCCTCTGCCGTAAGAGCCTGAGCTTGTTTTGTTTTTAATCCTAAATGCTTAATTCCTGTTTCTAATGAACGGATCGCTTTCTGTAAAGATTCCTCAAGGTTTCTTCCGATCGCCATTACTTCACCAGTTGCTTTCATTTGAGTAGAAAGTCTTCTGTCAGCCGTTTCGAATTTATCGAATGGGAATCTTGGGAATTTTGTTACCACATAGTCCAGAGCAGGTTCAAAACATGCGTATGTTTTTCCTGTTACAGGGTTCATGATTTCGTCAAGCGTTAATCCTACCGCAATTTTAGCAGCGATCTTTGCAATCGGATATCCTGTTGCCTTACTTGCTAAAGCCGATGAACGGGATACTCTAGGGTTTACCTCGATGATATAATATTCGAATGAGTGCGGGTCTAAGGCTAACTGTACGTTACATCCGCCTTCAATTCCTAATGCTCTGATGATTTTTAAAGAAGCATTTCTCAATAATTGATACTCTCTGTCTGAAAGGGTCTGAGAAGGTGCCACTACGATAGAGTCTCCTGTGTGAACTCCTACCGGATCTATATTCTCCATGTTACAAACCACAATCGCGTTGTCGTTTGCATCACGCATTACTTCGTATTCAATCTCTTTGAAACCAGCGATTGATTTTTCAATAAGACACTGCGTTACCGGGCTGTGCTTTAATCCCAATTCAGCGATCTCTTTTAGTTCTACTTCAGTGGAAGCGATACCTCCACCCGTTCCTCCCATCGTAAAGGCAGGACGAACAATGACAGGATATCCGATCTCATCAGCAAAGGCAATTGCTCCTTCTACGGTGTTTACAATGTCTGATTCCGGAACCGGCTCATTCAGTTCTCTCATCAGTTCACGGAAAAGGTCTCTGTCTTCTGCCCTGTTGATCGCAGAAAGCTTAGTTCCCAATACTTCCACTTTGCATTCTTCAAGAATTCCTGATTTCTCAAGTTCTACCGCCATATTAAGACCTGTCTGGCCTCCAAGTGTTGGTAGTAATGCATCAGGACGCTCTTTTCTGATGATATGACTTACAAACTGTAATGAAATCGGCTCGATATATACTTTATCTGCGATTTCTACATCTGTCATGATCGTTGCAGGGTTTGAGTTAATCAAAATTACCTTGTAACCTTCTTCTTTCAAAGACAAACAAGCCTGCGTTCCTGCGTAATCAAATTCAGCTGCCTGACCAATGATGATAGGTCCTGAACCGATTACTAAAATTGTTTTTATATCTGTACGTTTTGCCATTTTTCTTTTTTTAGATACAAGATGTTAGATGTCAGATTTCAGACTTCCAACAAGATGTTTTACTTTTTTAAATTAGATTTGAATGTATAAATCATTCTTTGAATTTCATTCAGATTTGATATTAAACTATCCACTTTTTCTGCATCAAGTAATTTTAATTCTCTAGTCAAAATTAATTGTGTCTGCAACTCAAAAGAGGAAGCATTTGCAATTCCAAGAAAGTGATAAAATTCTTTATCATTATTTCTTCCTGCCCCTTCTGCTATGTTTGAAGGAATAGAGATTACAGATCTTTTAATTTGAGAAATCAAACCAAACTTTTAATCTTTAGGTAATTCTACACAAATGATATAAACTTGTTTTGCAAGCTCAATTGATTTCTGCCAAAAAACTAATTTTTCAAAATTATGCATGATCAAGTCTGTTATCTGATGTCTAATATCTGAAATCTTATTACTTTTTAAAGTCCTCCATCATTTGAATAAACTCATCAAACAAGTAGTTTGCGTCTTCTGGGCCAGGGCTTGCTTCAGGGTGATATTGAACAGAGAAACAAGGGTGAATTTTGTGTTTCAAGCCTTCGTTGGTTCTGTCATTCAAGGCAATGTGAGTTTCAATAAGGTCTGTACCTTTTAAACTTTCCTGATCTACAGCATATCCGTGGTTCTGAGAAGTGATTGCTACAGTGTTTTTCTCTAAGTCTAATACAGGGTGATTTCCTCCTCTGTGTCCGAATTTCAATTTAAATGTTTTAGCTCCACAAGCAAGACCAATTAACTGGTGTCCTAAACAGATTCCGAAAATTGGAACTTTCCCTAATAATCCGCGGATCATATCTAATGCATGGGGTACATCTTCCGGGTCACCAGGACCGTTGAAAGCATGATTCCGTCTGGATCCATTAATAGGATATCTTCTGCTGTTGTATCATGAGAAACTACAATGATATCACAGTTTCTTTGAGATAATTCTCTAATGATTCCTAATTTGGCTCCGAAATCTACCAACACAACTTTGAAACCTCTGTTAGGGTTTGCATAAGGTGTTTTTGTAGAAACCTCTTCCACCTGATTGATTGGGAAAGTGGTTGTCTTTAGCTCTGCAGCTGTTGCTGCTTCATCTGCATCCGCATTTACAATTTTTCCTTTCACTACTCCAGAATTACGAAGAATTCTTGTCAGTCTTCTTGTATCGATTCCTGAAATTCCTGAAAGGTTTTTCTTTTTAAATAGTTCATCTAAAGTAATCTGAGTACGGAAGTTAGAAGGAAGATCGCAAAGTTCTTTTACGATAAGCCCTTTGATTGCCGGCTCAATACTTTCATAATCATCACGGTTAATACCATAATTCCCGATAAGCGGATAGGTCATACAAACTATCTGACCACAATACGATGGGTCAGAGATCAATTCCTGATACCCTGTCATTCCGGTATTGAAAACTACTTCTCCTGCAGTTTCCAATTCTGCTCCGAACCTACTCCATGAAATACTTCACCGGACTCCAGTATTAATTTTTTCTTCATTTTTTCTATTTAGATTTTCTTTTTTATTAACAGGTCGCCTCTACGAGGCTCTTTTTATTTTTCCCAGGGGCTTTACCCCATTTTTATTAATAGGGTGTATCCCTACAATTGCTATTAACGGGTCGCTCCTACGGAGCTCGCTTGGCTCTTTTTATTTAAAGGTAAACCCTTTTTCTTCCAATGCATCCTTTAAGATGGCCATTCTGGCAAAAACCCCGTTTTCCATTTGTCTGAAGATTCTCGAACGTTCACATTCTACAAGGTCTGAATCTATTTCCACTCCTCTGTTGATGGGTGCCGGGTGCATGATGATTGCTTCTTTTTTCATGGCTTGTTCTCTTTCTTTGGTCAAACCATATCTTTTGTGATAGTCAGATGCCGTGAAACTCATGGCTGCATCGTGTCTTTCGTGTTGGATTCTTAATAGCATCAGAACATCTACTTCAGCGATCAATTCATCTACTGAAAGATAAGTACCATTGATTAATGCTCCTTCATCAAACCATTGCTCAGGCCCGGAGAAATATACTTTAGCGCCTAATCTTCTTAAAGCTTCAGCATTTGAATTGGCAACACGGCTGTGTTTCACATCGCCTACAATTCCTACTTTTAATCCTTCAAATTTTCCGAATTCCTGATAGATAGTCATCAGATCCAGCATACATTGTGAAGGATGGTTTCCTGTGCCGTCGCCTCCATTGATGACAGGAATTTTAATATTTTTCAGTTCTTCAAAATATCTGTCTTTCTTATCGCGGATCACGACAAGGTTTACTCCAAGGCTTTCAATAGTTTTTACGGTATCATAAAGACTCTCGCCTTTATTTACAGAACTG
This is a stretch of genomic DNA from Chryseobacterium tructae. It encodes these proteins:
- a CDS encoding aspartate carbamoyltransferase catalytic subunit, which encodes MFTITELSTEKINSILTEAMAFRNGKTAKIEGEVFCSNLFFEDSTRTKTSFDIAERKLGLQVVPFDASHSSVNKGESLYDTVKTIESLGVNLVVIRDKKDRYFEELKNIKIPVINGGDGTGNHPSQCMLDLMTIYQEFGKFEGLKVGIVGDVKHSRVANSNAEALRRLGAKVYFSGPEQWFDEGALINGTYLSVDELIAEVDVLMLLRIQHERHDAAMSFTASDYHKRYGLTKEREQAMKKEAIIMHPAPINRGVEIDSDLVECERSRIFRQMENGVFARMAILKDALEEKGFTFK